A window of the Sphingobium sp. CAP-1 genome harbors these coding sequences:
- a CDS encoding MauE/DoxX family redox-associated membrane protein: MIAPGVEQALALFGLTAAIAVGLIFLTAGIAQWRHRALLPGVIANYRLLPAALVGPAAVALPLVEVATGAALLIGLHMLAVIVAMALLLLFAGAMAVNIARGRGHIDCGCGHGALRHPIGWPLVVRNIALAALLSLRLPPAPPFAALDMATAAAGGGAIALLCLLFQSLSALASSPAHRR; the protein is encoded by the coding sequence ATGATCGCACCGGGGGTGGAGCAGGCGCTGGCCCTGTTCGGCCTGACCGCCGCGATCGCCGTCGGCCTGATCTTCCTGACCGCCGGCATCGCCCAATGGCGGCACCGCGCGCTGCTGCCCGGCGTGATCGCCAATTATCGCCTGCTGCCCGCCGCGCTGGTCGGCCCGGCCGCCGTCGCACTGCCGCTGGTCGAGGTTGCCACCGGCGCCGCGCTGCTGATCGGCCTGCATATGCTGGCGGTTATCGTGGCCATGGCGCTGCTGCTGCTTTTTGCCGGGGCGATGGCGGTGAATATCGCGCGCGGACGTGGCCATATCGATTGCGGCTGCGGCCATGGCGCGCTGCGCCACCCGATCGGCTGGCCGCTGGTGGTGCGCAACATCGCACTCGCCGCGTTGCTCAGCCTGCGGCTGCCGCCCGCGCCGCCCTTTGCAGCGCTGGACATGGCCACGGCGGCGGCCGGCGGCGGCGCCATCGCTTTGCTCTGCCTGCTGTTCCAGTCGCTGTCCGCGCTGGCTTCTTCTCCCGCCCATCGGAGATAA
- a CDS encoding methylamine utilization protein MauD translates to MLTSLILSQIVSWIVIIGLIVALLALARQVGVLHIRVAPAGALATSGGPQVGSSTGPIATLDLDGKPVTVGGHAHGVALRLLLFVSAQCPLCKAVIPMATSFAHAERVSLTFIGDDDAAAQRAMIAQHGLESHAFINGPEVGRAYEVAKLPFAVLLDADGAILSKGLVNSREHLESLIIAHEMGIRTVQDYIGGLKAQAA, encoded by the coding sequence ATGCTGACCTCGCTCATCCTTTCGCAGATCGTCTCCTGGATCGTCATCATCGGCCTGATCGTCGCGCTGCTGGCGCTGGCGCGGCAGGTCGGCGTGCTGCATATCCGGGTGGCCCCGGCCGGCGCGCTCGCCACCAGCGGCGGTCCACAGGTCGGCAGCAGCACCGGCCCGATCGCGACGCTCGACCTTGACGGCAAGCCGGTGACGGTCGGCGGCCATGCTCATGGCGTGGCGCTGCGCCTGCTGCTGTTCGTGTCGGCGCAATGCCCGCTGTGCAAGGCGGTGATCCCGATGGCGACCAGCTTCGCCCATGCCGAACGTGTCAGCCTGACCTTCATCGGCGACGATGACGCCGCCGCCCAGCGCGCGATGATCGCGCAGCATGGACTGGAGAGTCACGCCTTCATCAACGGCCCCGAAGTCGGCCGCGCCTATGAAGTGGCCAAACTACCCTTCGCGGTGCTGCTCGACGCGGACGGTGCGATCCTGTCCAAGGGGCTGGTCAACAGCCGCGAGCATCTGGAAAGCCTGATCATCGCGCATGAAATGGGCATTCGCACCGTGCAGGATTATATTGGCGGCCTGAAGGCGCAGGCGGCCTAA
- a CDS encoding methylamine dehydrogenase light chain, with protein MKKFNADAIGEKLLRSFAGGSSRRSMLTRLGAALVAAPAFPLLPVSRAEAAKPDRSPEAKTAFARTAQSKDDTKCDYWRYCAIDGALCTCCGGGIHSCPPGAEPSPVSWVGTCINPDDGKAYLIAYRDCCGKPACGQCGCDNTDRETQLYMPQLNNDVIWCFGTTSMEYHCSTAVLVGAAS; from the coding sequence ATGAAGAAGTTCAATGCCGACGCCATCGGGGAAAAGCTGCTGCGCTCATTCGCCGGCGGTTCCTCGCGCCGATCGATGCTGACGCGGCTGGGGGCGGCGCTGGTCGCCGCGCCCGCCTTCCCACTGCTGCCGGTCAGCCGCGCCGAAGCGGCCAAGCCCGACCGCTCGCCCGAAGCCAAGACCGCCTTCGCCCGCACCGCACAGTCGAAAGACGACACCAAATGCGACTATTGGCGCTATTGCGCGATCGACGGCGCGCTCTGCACCTGCTGCGGCGGCGGCATCCATAGCTGCCCGCCCGGCGCGGAACCCTCCCCCGTCTCCTGGGTCGGCACCTGCATCAACCCGGACGACGGCAAGGCCTATCTCATCGCCTATCGCGACTGCTGCGGTAAGCCGGCCTGCGGCCAGTGCGGCTGCGACAATACCGATCGCGAAACCCAGCTCTACATGCCCCAGCTTAACAATGATGTGATCTGGTGCTTTGGCACGACCAGCATGGAATATCATTGCTCGACGGCGGTGCTGGTGGGCGCGGCGAGTTGA
- a CDS encoding cytochrome C encodes MRSHSVRPFLCTALLLLGATAGLRAALPPMGLLPAAITDPDMARADYIEQCAGCHGVNGSTAPAALPELRGRVGWFLCTPDARAYLLRLPNVAHSRIKDNQQLADMMNYVVFGLGGASAPPAAAPFTADEVARERQHALSTTTLSAERARQVDAAIRICNAPASLRLLYPGQKG; translated from the coding sequence ATGCGATCCCATTCAGTCCGCCCGTTCCTCTGCACCGCCCTGCTCCTGCTCGGCGCGACCGCCGGGCTGCGCGCCGCGCTGCCGCCGATGGGCCTGCTGCCCGCCGCCATCACTGATCCCGACATGGCGCGAGCCGACTATATCGAACAATGCGCCGGCTGCCATGGCGTCAACGGCAGCACCGCACCCGCCGCGCTGCCTGAACTGCGCGGCCGGGTGGGCTGGTTCCTCTGCACCCCCGACGCGCGCGCCTATCTGCTGCGCCTGCCCAATGTCGCGCACAGCCGGATCAAGGATAATCAGCAACTGGCCGATATGATGAACTATGTCGTGTTCGGCCTGGGCGGCGCCAGCGCCCCGCCGGCCGCCGCCCCCTTCACCGCCGACGAAGTCGCGCGCGAACGGCAGCACGCTTTGTCCACCACCACATTAAGCGCCGAACGCGCCCGCCAGGTCGACGCCGCAATCCGCATATGCAACGCTCCCGCCTCGCTGCGCCTGCTCTATCCGGGGCAAAAAGGGTAA
- a CDS encoding TonB-dependent receptor: MKISSRRRSHVMKILGVTTILAGLGAPGMALSAEAFDQAAVDGAAAPVDESEGLGEIVVTATRSAQSIQKVPISMQALGAEKLAERQVKGLSDFAALLPSVSFEGIGPGRNTAFFRGIVPAGGAYASVGYYLDDIPITGTEVPDIHAYDMERVEALSGPQGTLYGAGSLAGTIRLITNKPKLGTFEFGYDVEANKYGKGDFGGQLESYINIPQGDTLALRVMGYYRRDGGYIDNTPNNGTLNNGDPAVYNLGDTNPLTSYNLSNADIARDDYNTIREFGGRIQILWQPADGWEITPQFTGQRQVAKGYFGYDPRVGDLEVHDYDQTENDDRWYQAALSIHGHIGDWDVVSATGFFKRRTKTLNDYTYYTVTYDGFGGGYESYLQFFDKDGCTGSGDSLRCTTLLDPTQYYHADTHRNKFTQELRISTPKDWPFDLTLGGFYQRQSNRLNTYYAIRGLENVVGYTAACAYSVVEDVCDGNETSLDGFGIPESAGGTMVVGNPAAKGDGYYIVEQNQLYHDKAIFAEGHYNILPDVKITGGIRYFWTDYSVVGFAGVAASAQGVGCDTPLPTSQRLTCLNTNPLAADRTGRYKEDGETHKVAVDWQITPDKMVYANYSTGFRPGGFNRPLRIRATATKPAFLAEVPSFESETLTNYELGVKTTWNNIFRLNAAIYFEKWNNIQYGVVVAGAQGAGMTGNAGKAEVKGIEYDASLKLGKITISSSGAFNDAKLKGDFCNFAVNAETESISQLSTCSQGTFTEGNPPIPTVAADDGTRLPRQPKFKGTTSIRYDTMLGGYDAFLQGAALYQTGATQDLNVNANELLGSTKGFISFDFSGGVKKDSWSLSFFLQNAFDKRGQLTRNTFCSIDFCANSSRTFTIKPQFFGLRFGQKF, from the coding sequence ATGAAAATCTCGTCTCGTCGCCGGTCGCATGTGATGAAGATATTGGGCGTGACCACCATATTGGCGGGCCTTGGCGCCCCTGGCATGGCCCTTTCCGCCGAAGCCTTCGATCAGGCCGCGGTCGACGGCGCCGCCGCGCCGGTCGATGAATCCGAAGGGCTGGGCGAAATCGTCGTCACCGCGACGCGCAGCGCGCAGAGCATCCAGAAAGTGCCGATCTCCATGCAGGCGCTGGGCGCCGAAAAACTGGCCGAACGGCAGGTAAAGGGCTTGAGCGACTTCGCCGCGCTGCTGCCATCAGTATCGTTCGAGGGCATCGGACCGGGCCGCAACACCGCCTTCTTCCGCGGCATCGTGCCGGCGGGCGGCGCCTATGCCTCGGTCGGCTATTATCTGGACGACATCCCCATCACCGGCACCGAAGTCCCTGATATCCACGCCTATGACATGGAGCGGGTCGAGGCGCTGTCCGGGCCGCAGGGCACGCTCTATGGCGCGGGATCGCTGGCCGGCACCATCCGCCTGATCACCAACAAGCCCAAGCTGGGCACGTTCGAATTCGGTTATGATGTCGAAGCCAATAAATATGGCAAGGGCGATTTTGGCGGCCAACTGGAATCCTACATCAATATTCCGCAGGGCGACACTCTGGCGCTGCGCGTGATGGGCTATTATCGGCGCGACGGCGGCTATATCGACAACACGCCCAACAATGGCACGCTGAATAATGGCGATCCGGCCGTTTATAATCTGGGCGACACCAACCCGCTCACCTCCTACAATCTCAGCAACGCCGACATCGCCAGGGATGATTATAACACGATCAGGGAATTTGGCGGTCGCATCCAGATTTTGTGGCAGCCGGCCGATGGCTGGGAAATCACGCCGCAATTCACCGGCCAGCGTCAGGTCGCCAAGGGCTATTTCGGCTATGATCCGCGCGTCGGCGATCTGGAGGTTCATGACTATGACCAGACGGAGAATGACGATCGCTGGTATCAGGCGGCGCTGAGTATCCATGGCCATATCGGCGATTGGGACGTCGTGTCCGCGACCGGCTTCTTCAAGCGGCGCACCAAGACGCTGAACGACTATACTTATTATACCGTCACTTATGACGGGTTCGGCGGCGGCTATGAGAGCTATCTGCAATTTTTCGATAAGGATGGTTGTACCGGGTCGGGCGACAGCCTGCGCTGCACGACCCTGCTCGATCCGACGCAATATTATCATGCCGACACGCATCGCAACAAGTTCACGCAGGAATTGCGGATCAGCACGCCCAAGGACTGGCCGTTCGATCTGACGCTGGGCGGTTTCTACCAGCGGCAGTCGAACCGGCTGAACACTTATTATGCCATTCGTGGCCTCGAAAATGTCGTGGGCTATACGGCGGCCTGCGCCTATTCGGTGGTGGAGGATGTCTGCGACGGCAACGAAACCAGTCTGGACGGGTTCGGCATACCGGAATCGGCGGGCGGCACCATGGTCGTTGGTAATCCTGCGGCCAAGGGCGACGGCTATTATATCGTCGAACAGAACCAACTCTATCATGACAAGGCGATCTTCGCCGAAGGCCATTATAATATCCTGCCGGACGTGAAGATCACGGGCGGCATCCGCTATTTCTGGACGGACTATTCGGTCGTCGGCTTTGCCGGCGTGGCGGCGTCCGCGCAGGGCGTGGGATGCGACACGCCGTTGCCGACCAGCCAGCGCCTGACCTGCCTCAACACCAATCCGCTCGCCGCCGACAGGACCGGCCGCTACAAGGAAGATGGCGAAACCCACAAGGTGGCGGTCGACTGGCAGATCACCCCCGACAAGATGGTCTACGCCAATTATTCGACCGGCTTCCGCCCCGGCGGGTTCAACCGGCCGCTGCGTATTCGTGCGACCGCGACGAAGCCGGCCTTCCTGGCCGAAGTTCCGTCGTTCGAGTCCGAGACGCTGACCAATTATGAACTGGGCGTCAAAACGACCTGGAACAATATCTTCCGGCTGAATGCGGCCATCTATTTCGAAAAATGGAATAATATCCAATATGGCGTCGTCGTTGCCGGCGCGCAGGGCGCGGGCATGACCGGCAATGCGGGCAAAGCGGAGGTGAAGGGTATCGAATATGATGCCAGCCTGAAGCTGGGTAAGATCACCATCAGTTCCTCCGGGGCTTTTAATGACGCCAAGCTGAAGGGCGATTTCTGCAATTTCGCGGTCAATGCGGAAACAGAGTCGATTTCGCAATTGTCGACCTGTTCGCAAGGCACCTTTACCGAAGGCAATCCGCCGATCCCGACCGTGGCGGCGGACGATGGCACGCGCCTGCCGCGCCAGCCCAAATTCAAGGGCACGACCTCGATCCGCTATGACACGATGCTGGGCGGTTACGATGCCTTCCTTCAGGGCGCGGCGCTCTATCAGACCGGCGCTACGCAGGATTTGAACGTCAACGCCAATGAATTGCTGGGCAGCACCAAGGGGTTCATCAGCTTCGACTTTTCCGGCGGGGTGAAAAAGGATAGCTGGAGCCTCAGCTTTTTCCTGCAAAACGCCTTCGACAAGCGCGGGCAGTTGACCCGGAACACCTTCTGCTCGATCGACTTCTGCGCCAATTCATCGCGCACCTTCACCATCAAGCCGCAATTTTTCGGCCTGCGCTTCGGCCAGAAATTCTGA
- a CDS encoding tetratricopeptide repeat-containing sulfotransferase family protein → MATTGPLSSPLPLQPALGQAARHLEHDPAQALALAQALLQHARGLPPAELIAAQALRRLGRSKEARTRLAALARTQSRVPAVLWELAQAASETGDTGQAIGALEQLTRLQPSVASGWFLLAGELRKAGRDRDAWRADLSGVHASSRDRALLEAALAMREERLDEAERLLTARDDPPALRLLGEIRWRQGDISRALTLVERAVAAAPGFDLARDFLVRLLLQTGALPDALVHADILRQSPLDNPSHALLQASVLVRLGDQAGACAIYEALLATKPDQPQVWQNLGHALKTLGRQADAVHAYRQAVHHRPTMGEAWWSLANLKTVTLDASDIAAMERALTTLASESDDRREDVFHLHFSLGKALEDAADYPAAFAHYDRGNRLRRTMVLHDADAFAAEVQATAATFTAPFIAARGEGGCPAPDPIFITGLPRAGSTLIEQILSCHSQVEGTMELPDLMAIAARLQSRVDEGEFADFRAMIESLTPADRTRLGEEYLDRTRIHRQSGRPHFIDKLPNNWQHVGLIQLILPHAKIIDARRHPMACCFSGWKQHFARGQTFSYDLSDIGRYYRAYVGLMADVDAAMPGRVHRVIYERMVADAPGEVARLLAHLGLSFEEECLNFWRNKRAVRTASSEQVRQPIFTDGLDQWRHFAPWLGPLEQALGPVLTGWE, encoded by the coding sequence ATGGCGACCACCGGCCCGCTTTCCAGTCCCCTTCCGCTGCAACCCGCGCTCGGTCAGGCTGCACGTCATCTGGAGCATGATCCGGCGCAGGCACTGGCGCTGGCGCAAGCGCTGCTTCAACATGCGCGCGGTCTGCCCCCAGCCGAATTGATCGCGGCGCAGGCGCTGCGCCGGCTCGGCCGGTCCAAAGAAGCGCGTACGCGCCTCGCCGCCCTCGCCCGCACGCAGTCGCGCGTTCCGGCCGTGTTGTGGGAACTGGCGCAGGCGGCGAGCGAGACGGGCGACACAGGCCAGGCGATCGGCGCCCTGGAGCAACTCACGCGGCTGCAACCTTCCGTCGCCAGCGGCTGGTTCCTGCTGGCGGGTGAACTGCGCAAGGCCGGCCGCGATCGGGATGCATGGCGCGCCGACCTGTCGGGCGTCCATGCCTCATCCCGCGACCGCGCGCTGCTCGAAGCGGCACTGGCGATGCGCGAGGAACGGCTGGATGAGGCGGAACGGCTGCTGACCGCGCGCGACGATCCGCCCGCGCTGCGGCTGCTGGGCGAAATACGGTGGCGACAGGGCGACATCAGCCGGGCGCTGACGCTGGTCGAACGCGCCGTCGCCGCCGCGCCCGGCTTCGATCTGGCGCGCGATTTCCTCGTTCGCCTGTTGCTCCAGACCGGCGCCCTGCCCGACGCTCTGGTCCACGCCGACATTCTGCGCCAGTCGCCGCTCGACAATCCCAGCCACGCCCTGCTTCAGGCGTCAGTGCTGGTGCGGCTGGGCGATCAGGCGGGCGCCTGCGCCATTTATGAAGCGCTGCTTGCGACGAAACCCGACCAGCCGCAGGTCTGGCAGAATCTGGGCCATGCGCTGAAAACGCTGGGCCGGCAGGCCGACGCCGTCCACGCCTATCGTCAGGCCGTCCACCACCGGCCGACGATGGGCGAAGCCTGGTGGAGCCTCGCCAACCTCAAGACGGTGACGCTCGACGCCAGCGATATCGCAGCGATGGAACGGGCGCTCACGACACTGGCCTCCGAAAGCGACGACCGGCGGGAGGATGTGTTCCATCTCCATTTCTCGCTCGGCAAGGCGCTGGAGGATGCAGCCGACTATCCCGCCGCCTTCGCCCACTATGACCGGGGCAATCGCCTGCGCCGAACGATGGTGCTGCACGATGCCGACGCCTTCGCTGCTGAGGTTCAGGCTACCGCTGCCACTTTCACCGCCCCCTTCATCGCCGCACGCGGCGAAGGCGGCTGTCCCGCACCCGACCCGATCTTCATTACCGGCCTGCCCCGCGCCGGATCGACCCTGATCGAACAGATCCTCTCCTGCCACAGCCAGGTCGAAGGAACGATGGAACTGCCCGACCTGATGGCGATCGCGGCCCGGCTGCAATCCCGTGTCGATGAGGGTGAATTTGCCGATTTCCGGGCGATGATCGAATCGCTTACCCCCGCCGACCGGACGCGCCTGGGCGAGGAATATCTCGACCGCACCCGCATCCACCGCCAGAGCGGCCGCCCCCATTTCATCGACAAACTGCCCAACAACTGGCAGCATGTCGGCCTGATCCAGCTCATCCTGCCCCATGCGAAGATCATCGACGCGCGGCGCCATCCGATGGCGTGCTGTTTTTCCGGCTGGAAACAGCATTTCGCGCGCGGTCAGACGTTCAGCTATGATCTGAGCGACATCGGCCGTTATTATCGCGCCTATGTCGGGCTGATGGCGGATGTCGACGCGGCGATGCCGGGCCGGGTCCATCGGGTGATCTACGAACGCATGGTTGCCGACGCGCCGGGTGAGGTCGCCCGCCTGCTCGCCCATCTCGGCCTCTCCTTTGAAGAGGAATGCCTCAACTTCTGGCGCAACAAGCGCGCTGTTCGCACCGCCAGTTCCGAACAGGTGCGCCAGCCGATCTTCACCGACGGCCTCGATCAATGGCGCCATTTCGCACCCTGGCTCGGCCCGCTGGAACAGGCGCTGGGGCCGGTGCTGACCGGCTGGGAATGA
- the lptB gene encoding LPS export ABC transporter ATP-binding protein: MDDLMTPDRTAQARPLAPQEVGDGLSVISIAKSYDKRVVLSDVSLTVGKGEVVGLLGPNGAGKTTCFYSVMGLVRPDHGRIVLDGQDITNLPMYRRAILGLGYLPQETSIFRGMTVAQNIGAVLELAEPDKAAREARLEQLLSEFGLTRLRDSAAMALSGGERRRCEIARALAANPSIVLLDEPFAGIDPLSIADIRDLVKDLKTRGIGVLITDHNVRETLEIVDRACIIYDGQMLFAGSPTELVANADVRRLYLGENFQL; encoded by the coding sequence ATGGACGACCTGATGACCCCCGACAGGACCGCGCAGGCCCGCCCGCTCGCGCCCCAGGAAGTGGGCGACGGGCTGTCGGTCATTTCGATCGCCAAAAGCTACGACAAGCGCGTCGTGCTGTCCGACGTGTCGCTGACCGTGGGCAAGGGCGAGGTGGTCGGCCTGCTCGGTCCCAACGGCGCGGGCAAGACGACCTGCTTTTATTCGGTGATGGGGCTGGTGCGCCCCGATCATGGCCGCATCGTGCTGGACGGGCAGGACATCACCAACCTGCCCATGTATCGCCGCGCCATCCTTGGCCTGGGCTATCTGCCGCAGGAAACATCGATCTTTCGCGGCATGACCGTGGCGCAGAATATCGGCGCGGTGCTGGAACTGGCCGAACCGGACAAGGCGGCGCGCGAAGCGCGGCTGGAGCAGCTATTGTCCGAATTCGGCCTGACCCGGCTGCGCGATTCGGCAGCGATGGCGCTTTCGGGTGGTGAACGGCGCCGCTGCGAGATCGCTCGCGCGCTGGCCGCCAACCCGTCAATCGTGCTGCTGGACGAACCCTTTGCCGGCATCGACCCGCTCTCCATCGCCGACATTCGCGATCTGGTGAAGGATCTGAAAACGCGCGGCATCGGCGTCCTCATCACCGATCATAATGTGCGCGAGACGCTGGAGATTGTCGACCGCGCCTGCATCATCTATGATGGCCAGATGCTGTTCGCCGGCAGCCCGACCGAACTGGTCGCCAATGCGGATGTCCGCCGCCTCTATCTGGGCGAGAATTTCCAGCTCTGA
- the rpoN gene encoding RNA polymerase factor sigma-54, whose protein sequence is MALGPRLDIRQSQSLVMTPQLQQAIKLLALSNLEIEAFVAGELEKNPLLEQASGDDGPSAPDGIDREVERPTLAAETGSSDELIAQGLGGADSPLDVDTGADIFIDDSPGDRGSMGSGGGMDALSGGYGEDAPDFDSFAAPEVSLQEHLMDQARAALRDTDIIIAIQLIGQIDDAGYLEANLLATAHALGVPLHEVERVLGVIHSFDPTGVGARSLSECLALQAKEADRYDPCMARLLANLDLLGRGALPQLRRICGVDEEDMADMIAELRGYDPKPGLRFSSDRAAPVTPDLFVRRTREGWGIEINSATLPRVLVNHTYYVELSTGKQDRNSKAWLADCLASANWLVKALDQRQKTIIKVASEILRQQEAFFRQGVAHLKPLTLRAVADAIGMHESTVSRVTSNKYLACTRGLYELKYFFSSGVAASGGDGAVSAEAVKSHIKALISTEDPQAILSDDTLVDLLRAKGMDIARRTVAKYREAMGIGSSVQRRRQKALKGKAA, encoded by the coding sequence ATGGCGCTTGGGCCGCGCCTCGACATTCGCCAGAGCCAGTCGCTGGTGATGACGCCCCAACTCCAGCAGGCGATCAAGCTGCTGGCGCTCTCCAATCTGGAGATAGAGGCGTTCGTCGCGGGCGAACTGGAGAAGAATCCGCTGCTCGAACAGGCAAGCGGCGATGACGGCCCATCCGCCCCCGACGGCATCGATCGGGAAGTGGAGCGCCCCACCCTTGCCGCCGAAACCGGCAGCAGCGACGAACTGATCGCACAAGGACTGGGCGGCGCGGACAGCCCGCTCGATGTCGACACCGGCGCCGACATTTTCATCGACGATAGCCCCGGTGATCGCGGCTCGATGGGGAGCGGCGGCGGCATGGATGCGCTGTCGGGCGGCTATGGCGAGGATGCGCCCGACTTCGACAGTTTCGCCGCGCCGGAAGTCAGCCTTCAAGAGCATCTGATGGACCAGGCCCGTGCCGCCTTGCGCGACACGGACATCATCATCGCGATCCAGTTGATCGGCCAGATCGACGACGCCGGCTATCTGGAGGCCAATCTGCTGGCGACGGCGCACGCGCTGGGCGTTCCCCTCCACGAAGTGGAACGTGTGCTGGGGGTCATCCACAGCTTCGATCCCACCGGCGTCGGCGCGCGCAGCCTGTCCGAATGCCTCGCATTGCAGGCGAAAGAGGCCGATCGATACGATCCCTGCATGGCGCGGCTGCTGGCCAATCTCGACCTGCTTGGCCGGGGCGCCCTGCCCCAGTTGCGCCGCATCTGCGGCGTGGACGAGGAGGATATGGCCGACATGATCGCCGAACTGCGCGGCTATGATCCCAAGCCGGGCCTGCGCTTTTCCAGCGACCGCGCCGCGCCGGTGACTCCCGATCTGTTCGTACGCCGCACCCGCGAAGGCTGGGGAATCGAAATCAACAGCGCCACCCTGCCCCGCGTCCTCGTCAACCACACTTATTATGTCGAACTGTCGACGGGCAAGCAGGACAGGAACAGCAAGGCGTGGCTGGCCGACTGCCTCGCCAGCGCCAACTGGCTGGTGAAGGCGCTCGATCAGCGTCAGAAAACGATCATCAAGGTGGCGAGCGAGATATTGCGCCAGCAGGAGGCGTTCTTTCGCCAGGGCGTCGCGCATCTGAAACCGCTGACCCTGCGCGCCGTGGCCGACGCGATCGGGATGCATGAAAGCACGGTCAGCCGCGTCACCTCCAACAAATATCTCGCCTGCACGCGTGGCCTCTACGAACTCAAATATTTCTTTTCCAGCGGCGTGGCGGCGTCGGGCGGCGATGGCGCCGTCTCGGCCGAAGCGGTGAAAAGCCACATCAAGGCGCTGATTTCCACCGAAGATCCGCAGGCCATCCTGTCTGACGACACGCTGGTCGACCTGCTGCGCGCCAAGGGCATGGATATAGCCCGCCGCACCGTCGCCAAATATCGCGAGGCGATGGGGATCGGTTCATCGGTGCAAAGGCGACGGCAGAAGGCACTCAAGGGCAAAGCAGCCTGA
- the rpsM gene encoding 30S ribosomal protein S13, with protein MARIAGVNIPTNKRVIIALTYIHGIGRKTAVDLADKLGIDHSRRVQDLSDAEVLQIREAIDADLTVEGDLRRETAMNIKRLMDLACYRGLRHRKGLPVRGQRTHTNARTRKGKAKPIAGKKK; from the coding sequence ATGGCACGTATTGCGGGTGTCAACATCCCGACCAACAAGCGCGTGATCATCGCGCTCACCTACATTCACGGCATCGGCCGCAAGACCGCCGTCGACCTCGCCGACAAACTGGGCATTGACCACAGCCGTCGCGTTCAGGATCTGTCGGACGCCGAAGTCCTCCAGATTCGTGAAGCGATCGACGCCGACCTGACCGTCGAAGGCGATCTGCGTCGCGAAACCGCGATGAACATCAAGCGCCTGATGGACCTGGCCTGCTATCGCGGCCTGCGTCATCGCAAGGGTCTGCCGGTCCGCGGTCAGCGCACGCACACCAATGCGCGCACCCGCAAGGGCAAGGCCAAGCCGATCGCCGGCAAGAAGAAGTAA